The following nucleotide sequence is from Peribacillus sp. ACCC06369.
ATACCAAATGAACATAAAGGGGTGTTAATGATTATGGCTGAAAATAATCAGTTCAAAAATGAGGATTGGGTACAGGGAAGATCAAGAGAAGGGGAACTTATCCATGGTTTCATTGAAAAAGTAAGCGCGGATCGAGAAATCGTTAAAGTGAACGTGGTGGAAAGTGACAATGAAAAAGCGGTGGGGAAATCGATTTGGATTCCGAGTAAATGGGCTGAAAAACTGCCGGATCTAGAAATCAGTAACGAAAATGATCTTTTGGCTTTAATTGATTTGGCGTTGCTTTCTAAAGATGAAACGTGGTTTATGGAGTTATCCGGTAAATTGGAATCCATCAAAATCCATCCGAAAATAAATGCCAGGAAATCAGAGTTTCTTATTCCGGGAAATAGAATCGCTAAACTTGATTTAAATAGATGATGAGTAAAGACCATAAATATGCGGATAATACAAGGAGGAAATGAACATGACAATAGAACATGTAACGGATGATAATTTTGCTAGTGAAATCAAGGAAGGGTTGGTACTGGTTGATTTTTGGGCACCGTGGTGCGGTCCATGCAAAATGATTGCCCCAGTGCTTAATGAAATTGATGTTGAAATGGGTGATCGGGTTAAAATCGTAAAACTTAATGTGGATGAAAATTCAGATACGACAAGCGAATATGGAGTGATGGGGATTCCAGCCCTTATCCTATTCAAAGATGGAGAAAAGGTAGATCAGGCAATTGGCTTCCAGCCAAAAGAAGCCATTGCGGAATTAATTGCAAAACATGCATGATTAAGATTTTAAAATGCGTGCTGTGTATTGTAATGCAAGGTAAGGTAAGGTAAGGACTTATACCAACCAACACCGTAAAGGGTGGGTAACTAAATGGAGGATTACTAAATGAATTCTAAATATACACCATTATTTGAATCGTTCAATTTAGGAAAGGGGATAGAGGTGAAAAATCGGCTGGTGATGGCGCCTATGACAAATTTCTCTTCGAATCCTGACGGCACTGTAACCGATGCCGAAATTACTTATTATGAACGACGGTCAAGCGGGGTAGGCATGGTAATAACGGCATGTACCTACGTGACGGCAAATGGAAAAGGTTTTCATGGTGAATTTGGCGGTGATCAAGATGAATTGATTCCTAGCCTAAGTCGTTTAGCTTCAGCGATTAAAGCGAAAGGTGCAAAAGCAATCCTCCAGATTTTTCATGGTGGACGCGAGGTTCCACCGGAATTAATACCAAATGGCGATGTAGTCAGTGCAAGCAATATTCCATCGGAGGGAGAAGGGAAAGCAGTTCCGCGTCCACTATCTGAAAAGGAAATTGAATCGATCATTCTGGATTTTGGTGAAACCACCCGACGTGCCATAGAAGCGGGATTTGATGGTGTCGAAATTCACGGTGCGAATGGTTACTTGCTTCAGCAATTCTTTTCGCCACATTCAAACCGTCGTGAAGACAAGTGGGGAGGATCTCTGGAAAAACGGCTGAATTTCCCATTAGCTGTTGTGGATGAAGTGAAAAAGGCTGTTGCAGAACATGCCAAGGATCCGTTCATCGTGGGATATCGTTTTTCACCGGAGGAACCGGAAACACCAGGAATCACTATGGATGATACACTCTCATTAATTGATGGACTTGCGACAAAGGAACTGGATTATCTCCATGTTTCTTTAATGGAATTCTGGTCGAAAGCAAGACGGGGAGCAGAGGTTGACCGACCTCGGATAGAAATTATAAAAGAACGTGTCGGAGATCAAGTTCCTATCATCGGTGTTGGTTCCATCTATACAGCGGATGATGCGATCGAAGCACTTCAATCTGGCGTTCCATTAATCGCATTAGGACGTGAACTCATAATCGATCCAGAGTGGGTACAAAAAGTGGAAAAAGGAAAAGAAACAGAAATCGTTACAAAAATAAACAAGGATAATCAGCAGCAACTTGATATACCAGATCCATTATGGCAAGCGATCATCCATTCCCCAGGATGGTTTCCAGGCATTGAATAGGTAGACGTTCATATATTAGTGAATTAAACGATGCTAATAGTGTGCAAAATCGTATGGAATGATTGTACTTGGATAATGAAAATCCCAATCGAATTGACCGATACCCCCCGGATAACGGACACACATAAAAAAGTGTTCCTTATCAAGGGGTTTTTATGTTTATGGAAGGGTCATTGAAAAGAGTAAAGAATCTATATAGTGATTTTTAGATTGAATCCTTAAAGGAATGAATAACCGAGTATTCTATTTCTAAGCTGTTTCGGAAAATAAAAAGGGGAAAGACTTACGAATTTTCATTGACCAGTAATTAAGTCTCAACGGCAGATGCATTCGGAAATTTCTGTGAGTAAAGGGGGCTACCTTTACGGAACGCCGTGGATATGGAAGGAGCACACAGCTCTTCCAAGTCACAGTCTGTAGTGGACCAACCTAAGAAGACTGCTATTCAACAACATAGAAGAGCAACCATTAATGGCTGCTCTTCTGATGTTATCTTCTTTTTAATAGAATAGCTAATATCAAAGATATTTGGAGAGTAATTATAAGTAAAAGAGACAACATAAAATCACTATCTAAAGATGCATCATAGCTAAAGATAAAAAATAAGATTACTGATATTACTAGAATGAAAATGAAATTAATAATGATTTGCCTCATGGTCCCCCCATTCTAACAACAGATCAATAAGATAGTGTTAACGCATATGACCTTGTATCTGTAGCTGTTGTTGGTGTAATAGATAAACCGGCCGGATAAACTGACACAGAAGGTGTACCAGCAATTCTTCTATGACCATAAGTTATTTTAATGTTTATTTTACCATTTTTGGATGTGGGAACATATACATATTGTCCAATATACCCTTTATGCTTGGTTTTACTAGTAGAAGCTTTTAAATCATATGAACCAGCCACACCAGCACTTGGTTCCCAATGACTTGGAGAATACTTGATTGCATAATCAATCCAACGTCCATTTCCTTGTTGATCTTGAGAATATCTGTGTTGGTGTTGTTTTACTTTCCCTCCACTGGTTGGCAGGTACAGTCCTGAACTTGAAGGGAAACCAATTGTCATTTTATCCACTAAATTATATGAAGGTGTTTTTAACCATTGAAAATTACCGTATATATAAAATTTATCTTCTTTTGAACGATCACTTTTTACTTTATATACAGTTCCACCTAATTTTAAAGTTGTTGCAGCGATAGATGCAAAAGTACTGATTTGCCCTGGGCTATTAACTTCTGAATCATAAATACCCATAATTTCTGATCCAGAATCTATAACTTTAGCTTTCTCTTCAATTAATCGCCTTGAAATTTCAATAGGTAAATCCTCGGATTCTTCTTGAGTATTGCCGACTTCATTTACAAGGTAATCCAACTCTGCTACTGTGAGTCTTTCCTTGCTAACGCTTAGACCATTTTCCCCAGCAAATCCTGGTGTAGCAAGACTAAAAGAAAATAAAAATACTGCCACAAAAGATAAAAACTTCATTTATTTTGCCCCCTTTTTCATTTAATAACTAAACTATTTATTTCTGTATTTTCTTGTTTTTAAGGATTAAAAAGTATTAATCGAAGTAAAGTTTATGAAACAGTAAATAATAATGTCATCACTCGGGGATTTATATTGTTTATCTTAGTAGTAATTTCATATTTTTTTTTACTAGAGTCTAAATATCTATCGTATTTAAATTAAAGTACCATTGATTTCTATTATCCTCAGATTGAATTGGAGCACTTTAACTGTATCTGAGGGAATATTTATCTTATAGCGGATCTTTTGATTTAGAGAGGACACGCCGGAGATAAAAAAACATGAGGTTATGATTATTCTCATTATTACTGTACTCTATTTTTCCTGATTTTTAGTTTTAGTTTTTAGACATGATATTTCAAATTGGGAACTTTTGTTTTTATCCAAAGTTTAATATTTTACTTTATATAGGCACTAGTCCTGTGAAAAATTTATACCTAAACGGAAGAGGAGGAACAGAATGAAATAGATAGAACACAATAATTTAATGGCATTAACCCAGCTTGTAAGATGAACTTAAAGTTTGACAAAGATAGTCATTTACGGTTATAAATCCTACCGTACATCCATGATGCAAAGGCGGTTTGCGTATATAATTGAAACCATCTATTTTATATTTGGGATATACGAGAAAATGTTTACGTATAAGAGGTGAAAAAGGAAACTAGTATTAATGCCAATATTAATAAGCATATAAAGTTTAAAATTAAATGGTTCGAAGTTTGATGCTTAAGCACTCGTACCGAGGATTAGGTTTGGAGAAAGTATGATCTGTTGTTTTATAGAGACGATGGGGGAAATGAAAAAACACGGAGTGGATTTATCCACTCCGTGTTTTTCGATAATAGGCATTAGCATATCCAAGCGATTTCCTTAAAAAAGATAGGAATCAAGTGAGTATGGGCCAGCTCCGCTCATCGCTACACCAATCGCCACTGCAAGGATGGCAAGATTATATTCATAACCGTTTTGAGTTGCCCAGTAGCCATTTGCGCCGTGAACTTTAACAATCGCAACGAGCATTGTAAGTGCAATCAATATACCTGCAAAGGGTGTAAGGAAACCTAAAGCAAATAAGGCTCCGCCAATAAGCTCTGATAGACCAGCAAATAGGGCCATGGTAACTCCTGGCTTCATGCCAATTGAGTCAAACCAGCCTCCAGTACCTTTCAAGCCATGACCGCCAAACCATCCAAACAGTTTTTGCGCCCCGTGTCCAACAAACGATAATCCAATTACTACACGTATAACTAATAAACCGATACCAATCATTTATGATTCCTCCTGGAATTTATTTTTAATTTAGATATTTTTAATTCGAGACTTATGTTTAAAAAAACACTGCAATATCTCGAATTGATTTATCTTTAATTAAAGATAATATCTTTTGAGTGATTTGTCAAACTTTATTTTAACGCTTAAGGCTCGTTCATCGGGAAAGGTACTGAAAAAACCGGGTGATTTCAGCTTGGAGGCCTACAATAAATTAGAAATCCTAACACATTCATAGTCGTTTAGTGATTAATGTTCCGGACGGTTCTTCCATCTTGGCTGGGTCTCCTATTATTCTTGTCGTGATAAACTATGCACCGACATCAGATGTTGATATTGCTATGTAATTCATGTACATGATATTAAATTAAAAAACAAGAAAACAGGCAGTGCCGATGGCGTTTGCCTGTTTTTTAGGATAGTTAAGGATATGCTTATGTATTCATTTGTGGAACGAAAAGGAAAAAGAGGAGATAGTCCGTTCAAAGTAAGCATATAATGACATGGTGGTTATCAATGGGAGATGAACTGGTAAGAGATTAGGGGATTAAAGGCCTGTACCAGTTTTATAAAAAAGTTCATTATATTTATTTAATAATTGATCAAGTTGCTGGCTATATTCAACGGCAACATGGGAGTTTAAACCATCTTTAGCAACAATTTTGATAAGCTCATTTCTCTTTAATTCGATCTGTTCGAGAAATTCATTCTTCTTAGCCATTATATTTCCTTTCTGGCCCCAACTTTTTTTCAAGGTACCTTTTATTTATGTTTTCGTTGTAAAATTTGTATGAATATAACAATTATATCGACTTGGACCAATGAATTCAAATAAGTTAACTTAATGAAAATTGAACCCGTGGCTCATTTCGATGTCAGCCATTTAGTTGTCATGAAATATTCACAGTTCCATAAATGTATTTTTTTATCTTATTTGTTACAATGTTTATAGGTTGACATACATAGGAGTGAGCTCATTTGAATGATATAAATATGTTTTTAGCTTTTGGGGCAGGCTTTTTGAGTTTTATTTCGCCATGCTGCTTACCGCTATATCCAGCTTTTTTATCTTATATCACTGGTATGAGCGTTGGTGAAATCAAATCCGAGAACGCCATGCTCCAAAGAAGAAGTATGCTGCATACTTTATTCTTCCTGCTTGGTTTTTCTCTGGTTTTTATTGCGATTGGTTTTAGTACGACCTATCTAGGTTCTTTTTTCTCGAATTACAAAGAATTGATTCGTCAGATTGGTGCCATCCTGATTATCATTTTTGGTTTATTCGTTGTTGGAATCTTTCAGCCGAAATCATTGATGAAAGATAGTCGTTTTGAATTTAAAAACCGACCTAGCGGATATATTGGTTCCATTCTAATCGGACTTGCCTTTGCTGCTGGATGGACGCCTTGTGCAGGTCCACTTTTAGGTGCTGTCGTTTCTTTGGGTGCAACTAACCCTAGCGCCGCCATGAGCTATATGACTGCCTATATATTAGGATTTGCCATACCGTTTTTCATATTATCTTTCTTTGTCGGAAAGTTGAAATGGATCAAAAAGTACAGCCAATACATCATGAAGATTGGCGGATATTTAATGATTGTAATGGGTGTGATTTTGTTTTTTGATTGGATGACCAAAATAATTGCAGTCCTGTCTAGACTATTCGGTGGCTTTACGGGGTTTTAGTCCATAATAAGCTATTTTTTCAAAAATATTCAATTGGCATTACCCTTCGTCAGGACTTATTATTGGTATATTATTTTTTTATTCGTTTTTCTTGTTATTTTGTGTCTAAAGTCACAAAATCTTTGCGTATTATAGAATCACTACATTTCTAATAAGGTTTTATAATACTGTTGTTTGAAATGAAGATGAAAGGCCATGGCCCAAATATTAATAGTTGATGATGCCAAAGTTTATGAGAATGATACTTTCAAATATTTTATCAAAATCAGGACAAGTAGTGACCTTGAATAATATCGAAATTTGAATCCTGGCCCAGTGACGATGGATATTACCGTCTGGATGCCGTTAAAGAAATTGAGAAGGAACTTCGGTTGCAAAGGGTATAATGTGCTCTGTTATGGTTCAGCAAAAAATGGTTGTCGAGCTATAGAAGCCGGGACGAAAGATTTTATGGTCAATCTTTTTGACGAGAGCAGGGAATTGAATGCATCAATAGGGCGCTTAATTAAAAACCCTCACCTTGTTTATCTTAAGTAGGTAATATATACTTTGTTTATAAATTGAAGTCATATATAATTTTTAATGGTACTTACCTATTTTTAGTTAAAAGGGATGGTTAAGAGATGATATATATATCAACAGGTATAGCGATTGTGATGGCTATGGGTGTTTTCATGTTCCGGATGAAGGAAACAAAAAAACCAGTGAACGAAAAGAAAATCATCTTACCGCCGCTTTTTATGAGTACGGGTGCTTTGATGTTTATTTTTCCTATGTTCCGGGTGACTCGATACGAATTTTTGGAGGCTCTTGTTGCAGGGATGTTATTTTCCATCCTATTAATTAAAACATCAAAATTCGAAGTTAGAGATGAAAAAATTTATATTCAGCGCTCTAAAGCTTTCATATTCATATTGATTGGTCTCATGGTGGTTCGGCTGGTGGCGAAACTGATGCTGGGAAGCACGATTGAAATCGGTGTCTTGAGCGGAATGTTTTTCTTACTTGCTTTTGCCATGATCGTTCCATGGAGAATTGCCATGCTATACCAATACAAAAAAGTTAAAGCAGCCAGTTTTAGTGGAAGTAATATGGTGTGATAAAAGTAAATGAGAATGGATAAAAGGGACAATCCAGGAAACCTGAGTCGATATTAAAATGACTCAGGTTTTTTGATTTGCCTGGGAACCTTTCAAGTCAATAAAGACATTCATGATTACTAGATTCTATAAAACACAATCAAAACCCTAGTAATTTCATCCGGATTATATTATATTGGTACTATATATATTTTACTTAAGGAGGAAACGGTTAATGTTACAAATGATTGTGTTCGGGATTATTTGTGGTTTATTGCTGGGGTTTGTGCTTCAAAGAGGCCGTTTCTGTGTTGTTGGTGCATATCGTGATTTGATTTTAGCTAAAGATGGACGAATGTTCTTAGCTACATTCGTTGTTATAGCAATACAAAGTATTGGTGTTTATGCATTGAATGATACAGGGGTCATTCAGTTTGGAAATGATGGTTTTCCATGGTTGGGAACAATCGTGGGTGGCTTCATTTTTGGTATTGGAATGGTTCTGGCAGGCGGTTGTGCCACTGGAACATGGTATCGTGCCGGAGAGGGCATGATTGGGAGTTGGGTTGCCCTTTTTGGATATATGTTAGGGGCAGCCATGACGAAATATGGTGTATGGAAAGTTGCTGGGGATAATTTGTTGTCCTATCGTACGAGTGATACGTACATTCATGAAACATTTAATGTTTCGCCGTGGGTGCTTGTGCTTATTGTGACACTTTTGGTTGGCATCTTGGTGATTCGTGAATTGAGAAAACCGAAACTGCCAATTTTTAAAATGAAACCGAAAAAAACGGGATTGGCCCACATCTTATTCGAAAAACGGTGGCATCCCTTTGTTACAGCATTATTGGTTGGCCTTATTGCAATCATGGCATGGCCGCTAAGTGCTATGACAGGCAGAATGTTCGGACTTGGAATTACAGCACCTTCTGCGAACATTCTAACCTTCCTTATTACAGGCGATGATGCGTTAATCGATTGGGGTACGTTTTTGGTATTGGGCATTTTCCTTGGTGCTTTCATTGCTGCAAAAGGAAGTGGGGAATTCCGTTGGCGCTTGCCCGATATAAAGACGTTACGGAACAATGCAATCGGCGGTGTAATCATGGGGTTCGGTGCAAGTGTTGCCGGAGGGTGCACAATCGGTAATGGTCTGGTGAACTCGGCGTTATTTGCTTGGCAAGGCTGGATTGCGATTGTCTTTTTCCTACTAGGTACATGGGTAGCAACTTATTTCACGATTATCCGTAAGCAAAAGCAGGCAGCAGCTACATCAAAAGCGGCTTAAGGTAAAAGGCAAAAAACATTAAACAAGGAGTGGAATATAAATGGCGAAAGTATTGGAAACGACTGGAATGGTATGCCCATTCCCTTTAGTGGAAGCAAAAGAAGCGATAGTGGATATGGCAAAAGGAGAGGAATTGATCATTAATTTCGATTGCACACAAGCAACGGAGAGCATTCCGCGTTGGGCCGCAACTGAAGGTCATGAAATCACGGAGTTTGAGCAAATCGATGACGCTAAATGGCGGATCATCGTCAAAAAGGGAAATTAAATTGATTCAAAGAAAACGTGCCAGGGTTCCTGTGCACGTTTTCGAATTTTTCAAGGCTGAATCATTGGCGCTGAAAGTTTCTAGTGATAACATGTCTTTAACTACTTTTTAAGGAGATGTTGATAATGGTAGACGAGGTCATTTTAAACGATGTTCCCCTGCATGTTACTGATTTTCTTTCTGAAACTGTAAAGGATTCTGGAGGCAAGGAAGTCAGAAAAGTCAGTTTCAATTTCAAGGTTACACATAGTGAATATCATGATATTACAACACTGCTTTATCAAATGGTATTTGATATAAAGATCCCTCAGACAAACGAGGAATTTCGAGCAGAGATCTTTAACTATGCGACTTCGGTCACGAATCTTTATGAAGAAAATGCCGTAGGGGATTTTTCGCTGGTCTTGCTGGAAGTGAACGAGCCCGAATGATTACATTGCCAGTCTTGTAAAGATATGGGTTACTGTCTATAATAATAGTGACGATCATTCTATACATATGAGGTGGTACTTTGCTTAGTGGATGGTTTTTATGGTTTATTCTATTTTGGGTAGCCCTTTTAATTATATTGATGAGCATAGGTGGCTTTTTCATGTTTCGGAAGTTCCTGAAAAGATTTCCCAAAGAAGATGGGAAATCCGATATGGATTGGGAAGAATACTATTTGGACCAAACTAAGCACTTATGGTCAAAGCAGCAAAAGGAATTACTCGAAGATTTAGTGAGCCCTGTACCAGAACTTTTTCGTGATGTTGCACGTCATAAAATTGCGGGGAAAATCGGTGAATTGGCATTAAAAGAAAAAGCGGGCGATATTACGGAAGATTTAGTGATACGCGGCTATATCATTGCCACACCAAAACGTGATCATAAATTTTTACAAAAAAAATTAGCTGAAAGAAAAGTGAATATGGGTCCATATGAACACTTATTCAGCTAATGCTGAAAAAGGCAGACTCTTTTGGAGTTTGCCTTTTTTTATTCTAAATAATTGAAAATAATAGGGCAGTGTGGTAAAAATTAGAACGTTTGTACCCAAACCATGCTATTCGTTAAATTTTTGATATAATAATAGTAAGTAAAAATGAGGACGGAGTGAAACTATGAAATTTATCCATACGGCCGATTGGCATTTAGGAAAAATCGTTCACGGGGTACATATGACAGATGACCAAAGGCATGCACTCTTGCAATTCATAGAAATTGTCGAGGATGAAAA
It contains:
- a CDS encoding IDEAL domain-containing protein, coding for MAENNQFKNEDWVQGRSREGELIHGFIEKVSADREIVKVNVVESDNEKAVGKSIWIPSKWAEKLPDLEISNENDLLALIDLALLSKDETWFMELSGKLESIKIHPKINARKSEFLIPGNRIAKLDLNR
- the trxA gene encoding thioredoxin, with protein sequence MTIEHVTDDNFASEIKEGLVLVDFWAPWCGPCKMIAPVLNEIDVEMGDRVKIVKLNVDENSDTTSEYGVMGIPALILFKDGEKVDQAIGFQPKEAIAELIAKHA
- a CDS encoding NADH-dependent flavin oxidoreductase, whose protein sequence is MNSKYTPLFESFNLGKGIEVKNRLVMAPMTNFSSNPDGTVTDAEITYYERRSSGVGMVITACTYVTANGKGFHGEFGGDQDELIPSLSRLASAIKAKGAKAILQIFHGGREVPPELIPNGDVVSASNIPSEGEGKAVPRPLSEKEIESIILDFGETTRRAIEAGFDGVEIHGANGYLLQQFFSPHSNRREDKWGGSLEKRLNFPLAVVDEVKKAVAEHAKDPFIVGYRFSPEEPETPGITMDDTLSLIDGLATKELDYLHVSLMEFWSKARRGAEVDRPRIEIIKERVGDQVPIIGVGSIYTADDAIEALQSGVPLIALGRELIIDPEWVQKVEKGKETEIVTKINKDNQQQLDIPDPLWQAIIHSPGWFPGIE
- a CDS encoding DoxX family protein, giving the protein MIGIGLLVIRVVIGLSFVGHGAQKLFGWFGGHGLKGTGGWFDSIGMKPGVTMALFAGLSELIGGALFALGFLTPFAGILIALTMLVAIVKVHGANGYWATQNGYEYNLAILAVAIGVAMSGAGPYSLDSYLF
- a CDS encoding aspartyl-phosphate phosphatase Spo0E family protein, coding for MKKSWGQKGNIMAKKNEFLEQIELKRNELIKIVAKDGLNSHVAVEYSQQLDQLLNKYNELFYKTGTGL
- a CDS encoding cytochrome c biogenesis protein CcdA, encoding MNDINMFLAFGAGFLSFISPCCLPLYPAFLSYITGMSVGEIKSENAMLQRRSMLHTLFFLLGFSLVFIAIGFSTTYLGSFFSNYKELIRQIGAILIIIFGLFVVGIFQPKSLMKDSRFEFKNRPSGYIGSILIGLAFAAGWTPCAGPLLGAVVSLGATNPSAAMSYMTAYILGFAIPFFILSFFVGKLKWIKKYSQYIMKIGGYLMIVMGVILFFDWMTKIIAVLSRLFGGFTGF
- a CDS encoding cytochrome c biogenesis protein CcdC is translated as MIYISTGIAIVMAMGVFMFRMKETKKPVNEKKIILPPLFMSTGALMFIFPMFRVTRYEFLEALVAGMLFSILLIKTSKFEVRDEKIYIQRSKAFIFILIGLMVVRLVAKLMLGSTIEIGVLSGMFFLLAFAMIVPWRIAMLYQYKKVKAASFSGSNMV
- a CDS encoding YeeE/YedE family protein; its protein translation is MLQMIVFGIICGLLLGFVLQRGRFCVVGAYRDLILAKDGRMFLATFVVIAIQSIGVYALNDTGVIQFGNDGFPWLGTIVGGFIFGIGMVLAGGCATGTWYRAGEGMIGSWVALFGYMLGAAMTKYGVWKVAGDNLLSYRTSDTYIHETFNVSPWVLVLIVTLLVGILVIRELRKPKLPIFKMKPKKTGLAHILFEKRWHPFVTALLVGLIAIMAWPLSAMTGRMFGLGITAPSANILTFLITGDDALIDWGTFLVLGIFLGAFIAAKGSGEFRWRLPDIKTLRNNAIGGVIMGFGASVAGGCTIGNGLVNSALFAWQGWIAIVFFLLGTWVATYFTIIRKQKQAAATSKAA
- a CDS encoding sulfurtransferase TusA family protein, yielding MAKVLETTGMVCPFPLVEAKEAIVDMAKGEELIINFDCTQATESIPRWAATEGHEITEFEQIDDAKWRIIVKKGN
- a CDS encoding DUF3219 family protein produces the protein MVDEVILNDVPLHVTDFLSETVKDSGGKEVRKVSFNFKVTHSEYHDITTLLYQMVFDIKIPQTNEEFRAEIFNYATSVTNLYEENAVGDFSLVLLEVNEPE
- a CDS encoding DUF2621 domain-containing protein produces the protein MLSGWFLWFILFWVALLIILMSIGGFFMFRKFLKRFPKEDGKSDMDWEEYYLDQTKHLWSKQQKELLEDLVSPVPELFRDVARHKIAGKIGELALKEKAGDITEDLVIRGYIIATPKRDHKFLQKKLAERKVNMGPYEHLFS